GTACCTGGTTATGTCGAAAATTCGTGGTTAGCAGAAGCGGAGTAAATAATtgcatctttttttaaaaaaaaagtagagtgGGGATTAGAGGGATATATTAAAGGTTATGGCTCGTTTTCTTTTACATATGCCACCAGTATATCATTTTCATGGAAATAGAAATCGATAAATTTACGATGGAAGTTCTTATAGGAAGTTAAGAACTAGCATTTCGATATGACTTTGATCTTAGGCAATTAAGCAGCTGCAGCAAGAAAAGCGAATAAACTCTAAGAATAGTCCCCAAACTCACTTCCTAAAAGATGAGGTACAGTGATTTGTATGATTATATCTGGCAATCACTGAAAATATAACTGTCTTATATAGGTTAAGATAGGGCATCATCTTACATCTATCAGCAGAAAAACACAAAGCGTGTTATTGGCCACAGATGCTAGGACAGGAAACATAAATATAGTGAAACAAGAGGGCATACCCATAGCCTTCTTCGGACCATCCTGCGGTGAAAATGCCTTCTGCAGTAGTGAAAGCCTGATCGTCCATTCCATGGAGCAGCATAGTAGCAGCTAAACTGTACGTTACTCCTGTCCAGATTTCTCTTGACTGCATACAAGTCTCGTCTACCTTACCATTTGGATGCATACCGTTCACAGCTCCCATACGCCCTCCTTTTACCCTCATCACATTATAGTCAAATATTTTCTGAAGGGTGCATTTTATCCTACCCTCATCAAACAGAGGCGGCAAACCTGACGATGCAGTATACCATTGTCCAGCCAGTTGATCCGCATGGATGGAGCGACTGTTGTAACTTGTTCCGCTGTCATAATTAAAATATGAACCATTCCATAACTTTGCTTCAAATACGGGCTTAGCTTTTGCAAACTTCAACATGCACCTCTCAGCATAATCATGGTGTCCAAGGGTGCGGGCCAGCGCTGCTGCAGTTTGAagggcagcaagccaaaggcaacCACAGTAGGCACTTACTCCACGAACTGTCCAAGCATCATATGTTTGATCAGGAAAGCCATCATTCTCAATCATACCATCATCGTCATGGTCAAACTGTTCCATGTACTCCATAGCAGTACAAACCGCAGGCCAGACATCCTTGCCAAATGACATGTCACCTGTTGCCGCGAAATCTCTGTAAACCTGTAGCACGAACTTGGGATTGAGATCTTTCCATCTACTTGTGTCATGTATGTTGTACGCATTCAATTCATGCCAAGGATCATGGGCCCCAAGGTCATGGGCAACAGCACCGATTACTTTGCGAGTGCCCCAAGTACCATCAGCAAGAAACCTGACTCTACTTTTATCTTCGCGCAGAACAGCTGTAGCAAAATCACGTTGAATGCTCAGCTCAATCTTAGGAAACAGTTCCAGAAGAGCAAAAGAGGCATAGAAGTGTACATCATAAGTGCACCACATGAAGTACTCTATTCCTTCCAGGTATAAAAACTTCCCTACATTTTCCCTGTCATCAATTATATGTGGGCTAAAACCAATGAGTGGAACTGCAGAATTGCGACTGCTATGATGAAGTGGCAAATCATTGTCCTCAGATAGCCTTGAGTTCATCATTTCATCAGCATCAGCCATCAAAGATGCACTATCTGTGAGTAAAAAGATACATATGCCAAAAAACTAACATCATTACATAAGTAATTAAGATGCTATATAACGTACGCATACAGAAAACTATTCTAAGTACCATCACCTTCCCAAGTGAAGATATAATGGGACAAAAAGAAATTCATGTGCTAGACAAAGAACTGTATTAACGTTTTCCCCAACTGAGCAAGCTTTTAGAACGATTTTCCTTCTTGTTCCAGAGTAACTTGCATGAAGCAACTATCTTGCTACATAAAACAATGAGAGCTAGTTCATGAGGAACTATGCAATGtctttgtttgttccaaaaCAGCTGCACATTGCAATAGTACTATATTTGTATGGACCAATAAATAGAAATAATCGTGTTGTACTTCATTGCAAATTTTGTATGAATATAGATCCACACATTGACAATTGAACTTTTTATCCTTTATACTATTCTCTCTCCAGATGGGAAAATTGAAAATTGAAAGCAGggagaaacaaaaaaacaaaatgttaGGATGGTTTGCTGTTGACACTCGCAGTTGGGATGCAGATAAGGACATTTCCGTAAGAAACCATTGACATAAACAACTTGCTTTctatctccaaaaaaaaaatgaaaaactgAATAGTAATTCTATTCCATTGGTTTTTATGTTCAAATCCCTCGAGTTTACTATGTGGCTTGCAAAAATAATTTGCCTAAGAGAAGGGAAAATGAAAACAGTACTAGTAGGAAGCCTATGCAAGACATACATACCTATCCAAACAGTTCCTCCAGCAACTAGGAAGTACAGCTCATTGAAGAGAGTAACCTTGTACCTGCAAGAATTTAAGCACCAGAAAGCACAAGGATATTATCTTTTGTGTAGACTAAAGAAAACTAAGAACTTAACACAAAGCTCTATAACTTAACACAAGGATAATACTGCCTTGCAGCAGCCAACTGGTAAGTCATGTACAAGTACACACCACTCCGGAAACCTCTCATCATGGAGAATTGGCCTCTGCCACTTATCAATTTCCTCTTCCCAGTGCTTATACTCTGGCAATCATATCAATAGGCATATTTTCATAAGGGCGTAACAGGATAAAGAAATAAATATCAAATGGGATGAAAGTAGCAGCTGGatgaatcaatcaatcaaatcaGGGTCTTCAAGAATGAGAAGACAACTATAATCACCATAATGCTAAATCCATCTCAATATTTGCAAAGATGTGTATATAATGTATAATAGAAGTTTATGGAAAACATACTCATCAAAGAATCTTGCACCAAGTTTATAGCTGACCTTGGAGAAGTTCCATAAAATTTTGTATACCTCCTGCCAGCAGGGAATGAAATAGAATTTTATTTAACTAGTGGACCTTGTAAAAAAACAGATATTTTCGATATAGAAATATAAATGCACATCATTTGGACCAGCTTagaagaccaaaaaaaaaaaaaagataacataTGGAATATTctgtaaaattaaataaattcagGGAGCAATTCAAGAAGAATGCCGTGTGGCTTGGTGGGTGATGCGCAGATCTCCTGCATGTTCAAGATAAAATGCATATAGATATACAAAATAGTTAAGGCCATGCAATAGTATACATGGAGGGTTGTGCAATATGAGTTCAATGTTTTATATGCATTCATTAATAAATCAAACACTGTTACTTATATTCGTAGCCATCCTTGTTTGAATTAACATGATTATCACCATAAATAAGAAATTAAGATTGCATAAGTTACCTGTAGTATGCATTTCCCTTCTTAAATTTGACCTTAGGGGATGACCAAGCCAGGGAAAATACGACTGTACATCTTCCATGTGGTTCAACCCAGGTGGATGCACAAACTGCTGCACAAACTGTATCACCCAGCGAAGAAGG
The window above is part of the Oryza sativa Japonica Group chromosome 7, ASM3414082v1 genome. Proteins encoded here:
- the LOC9268048 gene encoding uncharacterized protein; the encoded protein is MVSSNMFYRRKRSWRAGDLVSRSTLQLLDFDDGSPPEYAWRRKLSSHANRLKEFNVTFREAIKMMKLGLRLWSYIREEASHGRKAPIDPFTRESDKPSASQGVPLGGMGSGSISRGFRGEFKHWQIIPGSCEMSPVMANQFSIFITRGGNKKYSSVLAPGQHDSLKKSNDDGISSWDWKLRGDRSTYHALFPRAWTVYDGEPDPELKVSCRQISPFIPHNYQESSLPTSVFVYTIVNTGKERAKVSLVMTWANSIGGLSHHSGGHVNEPFIGENGVSGVLLHHKTANNNPPVTFAVAACENQNVNVTVLPAFGLSGESSVTAREMWGTLSQDGCFDRDNFSAGPSMPSSLGDTVCAAVCASTWVEPHGRCTVVFSLAWSSPKVKFKKGNAYYRRYTKFYGTSPRSAINLVQDSLMKYKHWEEEIDKWQRPILHDERFPEWYKVTLFNELYFLVAGGTVWIDSASLMADADEMMNSRLSEDNDLPLHHSSRNSAVPLIGFSPHIIDDRENVGKFLYLEGIEYFMWCTYDVHFYASFALLELFPKIELSIQRDFATAVLREDKSRVRFLADGTWGTRKVIGAVAHDLGAHDPWHELNAYNIHDTSRWKDLNPKFVLQVYRDFAATGDMSFGKDVWPAVCTAMEYMEQFDHDDDGMIENDGFPDQTYDAWTVRGVSAYCGCLWLAALQTAAALARTLGHHDYAERCMLKFAKAKPVFEAKLWNGSYFNYDSGTSYNSRSIHADQLAGQWYTASSGLPPLFDEGRIKCTLQKIFDYNVMRVKGGRMGAVNGMHPNGKVDETCMQSREIWTGVTYSLAATMLLHGMDDQAFTTAEGIFTAGWSEEGYGYWFQTPEAWTIDGHYRSLIYMRPLAIWAMQYALSPPRTILEAPKVNTMDRTSYISPSTLQFLQDSVRKMTPKNSCFGSSSSNCEC